GAGACATGGTAGATGCAGACAATGTAAGGTTgcctaaagcagtgttccccaaccttgggcctccagctgtttttggactacaattcccatcatccttgaccactggtcttgctagcgagggatgatgggagttgtagtccaaaaacagctggaggcccaaggttggggaacactggcctaaaGGACTAGAACTCCTCCTTTACCTACTTCACATATCAAACTTTTCTATTAGTGTTTTATTAGCATGAAAGAATAATTTCTTCTAAATATCAAATGCGGGTGGCCCTTTGCAGGGGTGAGGAATCCCTGGTCTACAGGTCAATTCTTGCTTGCCTTTAGAAAACAGCCTAAGGGGAGAAAGACATTGGAGGTTCTCATGTCTTGGAAgagcagggaggagaaagggatcTCTCGGACCTTGAATTAAATTGGACGGTTTGCAAAGCAGAGGGATGGTCTCCCAAATATGCTCCAGGCTGGGTGCAAGGCACCTCCTTGCCTTGGAGAAAGGTGTGGGGAAATGCCCCTCAGAAGCATCCAGTCTACAAGAGACTTGACAAAAGCAGGAAGACTGCTCCCCATCTTGTTATAGGCTGGGTACAACATCAGGTGGTGAAActccaaacacacaaacacccccagaAAAATCTAAGCAGTATTTTGTTGTGGTTACTGAAAGCTGATTGATGTTTTAAAGGTGCAAGTGACAAGCATATTGTAAAATGTTGAAGGCAAGTACAATTGGGATTGAGGACTGGAGTGATcattctgtgatattatggcagtggacaaagctgtattgtaacttttgaataaatgtttaataaaaataaagacaagTACATAGCTAAAACGAATTGGTCTAAGCAGAAAAGGTACACCAGTCATTAAAGACAGTTTCTTTAAAGACCAATATGATGGTTCCACATATCATTTCTAAAGGAAAAgagtaaccccccccccgccaaaaaaaaatacaagtcCCTTCTTAAGGTAACTTTTATTTGTTAATTTGACATGAAAAGGTATGCAGGTTACACTagaatttaaaaaacacacctaacACATTATCATAAGCCTGATTTGTGGTAAAGTTTCTAAGTGAAGCAAAACTAGCAAAAGAATTTTATTGAATCCTTCATCCTTCTATTTACGATGCAATTGTTGGATAATGTTCTTTACAAATGTTCCAAGTAAAACTTGTATAACCTGATAGCTAAAATACAAAAGTTTTCAGTACAAAAGGTTTTGTTGAGTGCCCCTTTACttccccttccaaaaaaaaaaatctaataatgTAAAAGGACAAAGAGTAGATGGCTAATCTAACTAACAAACCCCCCACACAGTAGTTTATTATTCTTAAATGAAGATATTAGAAAAGGACCAGCATAAAAATGAGGACTGTTTTTGAAAAACAGTACATTATTCAGTGTCAATATTTCACATTTCAAAATGCTATATATATGGGTTTCACTTACAAAAAGCTCCATCTCTGTGACAAATGAAATTAAGGCCAGACACAGCTTTAAAATTCACAAAAGGAAATACAAAAATATTGTGCTTCCAAGCAGGTTCTCCTCTGCAGGAAGGGATTAACATAACTGAGGATATACAGATGACGGGTTTACATGATTGCACAGCTTTTGTTGGCTGTTCGTGGGTCTCCCTGTTTTAAAGAGAGGAAAGACAGCTTTAATGAAGGTTAAAGTAGGGACATTTTAAGTATCTTTCAATAATTGTAGTTTGATGAACTGTTTTTAACAGTCTGCCTTCTTCACTGAGCTTTTTGTCACGGGAACTGCTTgtggacaaattcatgggcaCATGTTTTATCAGGCAGGAAACACTTTGAGCCAGGGGTGGAGAACATGTACTTTCTTCAGATATTGGTCACtcccaatgctcagggatggaaACCTTTGAAGGGCTTGAGCAGGAGTTCATGTGCAAAGGATAACTTACCAGTACATTCTAAATTCATGGCTGATGAGCAAAGAGATCTTGCTCAGAGAGGAACCAAAACCACTGCTTTCCACAATATAGTGCCTTATTGGAAAGTCAAGTTTCAAAATGTAATGCTTGGTATAAAAGTGTAGGCTGCACAATGAGTTAAACAGAATATTGCCTGCCACAGCTCAAGGCCATGATTTTGATCTAGCGCAATGCAAGCCATGCATGTTTAAAGCTGTGATGAGCAATACAATTTAGTTTCAGCCCTTTTAGCCAGTGTTGGCCCACATGTTCTCTAGCACATCAGTGTCTCTGCAGCCATGAAATTCTCAAATTACCAATGAGAGCCTATGTTAGGGATAGGGAACCCATGGTCCtcctgtttggactacaactcccatcatccctgaccattaagtcatCCCGGCCGGGGCTGATGAAACTTaccccaataacatctggagggctaggtTCCCCACCTTTGGGCTCTGCTTGGGACTCACATAATGCTTACTTCATAGTAGCCACTAAAATTGCTACATCTTAAGACCTTTATATACACAGAAGGTTACTATGGACATAACTTTACTTCACTGTGGCAATATGAAAGAGTTGCAGAATTCTTCCAAATAccaatattttgatttttttaaaacaattaccTGGATTGTTCTCCTGCCAAGGTAACTACGGAAATAGTTTTATTTTCCATATCACTATTTAAGTTGCAGggagggggtggcgctgtggtctaaaccactgagtctcttgggattgccaatcagaaggtcggcagttcaaatgtGCATGACagcggtgagctcctgttgctctgtcccagctcctgccaacctagcagttcgaaagcataccagtgcgagtaaGTTATAAGATACCTGCTGGTGGAATAGATCCTCTTCTTCTACAGCTTCAGCTGGTTCTTCATCTACTTCCTCCACCTCTTCAACTTCAAGTAAAGTTGTCTTGAAGACGGTGCTTCTCTGAGCAACTTCCTGTAACAAATGCAGCTGTTCAGTTATTCAATGCCTGCAACATTAAGGTAATGTTAAGCTATCTGGCATTTTTTAGTGACCATTTGCTGGATGTTAGTATGACTGTTGTCAATCTAGAATCTGACACAGACTGTACTAGTGGCATGTACCAGTACACTATATATCCAATCAAAAAGTACTGTTCCACTTTGGGGGCTATTCTCACTATACAAATTAGTTTGTGATGAGCGTAGGTTAGCCAGGTTTCCAACATTACCTCTCCCTGAGAGTTTTTCAGCACAACTTTCACATCTTTGCCAGTGCCCCAAGAGTTTTGGTTCTTCCAGATGAGGTCAGAAGGAGGACTGGCTGTTACTCCGGCATTAGCAGCCCATATCTGGGAAAGGGAAAGATACCTCAATCAGGATTAAAATACGTCTTCCAGAAAAGAATTATGCAAGCTTTATCTATAGCAATAgttctggaagcaaataaatgGTGGAAGACCTAGACAAAAACATTCAGCTTAAAGGGATTGATCCATAATAACTGCATTTGTAATGGGTTAAATTTTCTTAGCTGAACTTTATAAAAAGCGATTTATAGAGCACCATACAAGTTGCACCCCATTTGCAATATCTGTAGATATTGTAGATATCTGCAGGGTGCCCTTCCAAAACAGACCCAGGACCCACAGCTTTCTGGAGAGTTCTGTAATTGCCATGGGTGCAGGTTAGATGGCtcacaccagagctttccaaacttttcgcgCATGCATGCTCTATTCTGCCTCTCATGTTTAGTGGTGCCTAAGTGCAAAGTAGCATCACTCGCTAAGCAGGAGTTACTGTTTCCCTCAGAATACTGACACAGGAAAACTGGTGTTGGAAGGAGTGACAAACCCACCCATCTCCACCTTTTACATTTTGCTTCTAACCAGGCTCAGCACCAGAAAGCCTGGCAGTAGAAGAAACAGCCTAAGTCTGAGAGAAAAATACCGAGACTGGCACAGGGAAAAGGTTAAAAGCTCATTCTGTTCCAACCATATAAATATTCCACCACCATTTTCCTATTATTCCACCAAAGAGTTTTCAAGAGATGAATTTACTAGGATCATTGTGTGTAAACAACGTTCGCAACTCTTTAGGAAGCCACTGAAAGTCCTTAATAgaaaatgaaatacatacacctagattggagcagcagcagcaattaccAAAGAACCCACGTTAGACCCAAAGCACGTTTCCAACACACTAATCCCAAGTTACATTTTGATATCTCAAAAAGTAGGTTTCACTTACTGTAACAGTCTGGCCTGCCTTCAGCACATATCTTGAGGTATATTTGTAAGTGACAGAAGAGTCTCCTATTTTCCTTATCATCTCCCAACCTCCCATTGGTTGGTCCTAAACAAAAGCAGGTGATGTTTTCATGTCAAGCCATTATGTACTTATTTCTGAACATTAAGACTAGTCTTATAAACCAGGTTGTTTTTATCCCCACCTGACCCCTTATGAACAACATTTGACACAGAcaggctgcccacctgtcaatcacctaacATCATCTTTTTTGCCTGCAGGGGTCTTCAGAAATCCCTGTGATCTTGCACAGCACATTGAAAAGGGCTTTGCCAACTGCTAGTGCCTGCAGGCATCCCTTTCAGTTAGTAAGGTTTtaacctgccccccccaacccatCATAAATGTCAAATGTAGGACAGGTGGCTTGGGACAAAATGCTCTGGTGGGCACGATTAAGACCACAGGCCAGAGTTACCCCACTTCGACTATATATGGTTACCTGGGAGGAAGTCCTGCTGAATTAAATGGGGCGTACTTCTGAATATCAATGTATAAGGTGTCACCACAGTGCACTTGCAAGTTATATGCATCTAACGTGTGCGCATTCAGCTTAgcaaaaatattaattaaaaatgGGGCAGAAAGAACTGGAGGGGCGAAGGCTTTGGCAGTTTGTTTTAACTAGatatgattttggctttaggcactatCCCTGGAACGTCTAAGTAGCTGGCTTACCATATAAGTCATTATATACACTTGAATTAAGCCATTCAAAATACAGGGAGGATGGTGAAATAGATATGCCCCCTAACCTTTTCTATCAACTTGATCATTATGCAACCTTTATTGTTTCACCTGGGAcacatcagaagaagaagaagaagaagaagaagaagaagaagaagaagaagaagaagaagaagggactttatttgcgtagccgacaggccatagcatcaaaggacaaacaccgacaaaaatacattacaaatatagataccataaaatcttatgacctattaaaaccctaggtagaagctggattatcattcatcaatgaccctctgtcCCATGGGCGGCGGCCTTTTCTCTGGTAGATTGTTCCAGGTCAGTTTAGTAAATAGACCAGCCAAATTGCaagtttataaatataaatataacctcggagggatggtcaggacagggagaaaggtaataataaccagatgcagataaattaataatctcagtacttaaaacttggcaggggtaataaaataataatagtaaaacatAATAAGATCCTAGGCGAGGAATCCGGGTGACGACACTGATGTCAATCAGATAGCAGCTCTCAGTCTCATTGCTCTCTCGCTAAATTTggcaaccttctctgttgtcgAGCTGTTCTGGTCGGCTAGGAGTGAGAACAATTTGGCTTCACAAGAGTGGCCCGGGATGGCAGATAGGAGCGGCGTGATGGTCTCGTCCCTGAGATCTTTATATAGGGAGCAAGACAAGAGAACGTGTGACACAGTCTCTACGTAGCcagctccacaggggcagagccGGTTCTCAAATGAATTTTTTTGATATCTACCTTCAAGAACAGCTGAGGGTAACATATTTAGTCTGGCCAGTGTGAAGGCCCGCCTGAGTTTTGGAATGGTTAAGGTAGACAAATAAGGTGCCCGAAaatcaaagtgggaggggggcagataagCGTACCAAGCACTAAATTTCTTGATATAGGCCAGATTATTCTGCTGCTCAATATCCTTCATGCGCTGGTCAATAATGTTTTTTGCCTTGGGGAGACCCATTTTCAGGAGATGCTGTGCTTGGAGGCCACATATAAGTAGTTTTTGATGCACTACTTTGGACCACCGACTTCTATGAGCATCTCGTGCTACTAGAGGTAGTAGTCCGGATGGGTTTAAATTTAAGCGAAGCCAATAGTTGAATGTTCTTAACCAGGTTCGGGTTTCGACGGAGAGGCCAGTCTCCAGCCATAGGGCCGCATTTGGTGTGCATGGTGGAATGGCTAGAATCTGTCTTAAGAATTTAGACTGGACCGTTTCAAGTGTGCGGCAATGATTTGGGACACATCTTGTAAGACCATTTAAGAGTTTTACACTCTTGATCCACTCTCAACTTTTGCAGGACAAGTCATCAGTCACAGGAGAACCtttgtttgttgctgctgcttctttctccGGTCATCCAGGGAAATGTCATTTACATTTTAACCACCTCATCTGATTATTCAGGTTTCCATACCTGCTCAGAAGTGTTTTTCAAGCGGATAAACTTCCCGTCTACATCTATTTCCTCAATGCAGATATTTCCAGTAGCAGAAGCTGAATGAGAGATGCTAACGCTACTACTGGCCTCAGATTCCTCAACATCAaccctcttcctctttcccctggTTGTGCGCACACTGCGGCTGGATGATGCCCGAGAGACTGTCACACGGGAAGATGGGCTGGGAGTAAGTTTCAATCTgtggaagggggggaaaaaaggaaacccatcaacacacacttttcaagtgTGCTTTCATCTCTCTCCTCAGGCAGCATGGATTAGTAACATGTTTTGTAAACTCTGATAATTACTTTGAGTATATTACCTGCAAGGTTGGATTTCAAGCAAGTATGTGCATTTTGTATTATTTCCCCACCATTTAGAGTGGGTGGGAAGAACCAGGGCTGGGACTAAGGGTTTTCAAGGGCAGGGTTGGCCTGGGAATGAGGGATtaagtttcctttaaaaattattattatactatttCAGTTGGGAGTGCCCAGGGTGAAGAGCAACATTTAAATCAACCATTAAAACTTCAAGAGAAAATATTTACCTTGCAAAACACCAAGCGTAAGAGGAATAGTTTGGCTGGATATACCTATAAACCATAATTTAAGTGCCTTCTATTTCATAAGACATTATACCTGGAGAGATACTAGTGTTCACATTCAGCAACTGGGGAAAAGTTTTACACTTGACTGAGAAGCTCTTTCCATCATTCATCTCTAGTTGTCAAAACATTTTGCTCTTCACATGTAGCCAATATCCCTTCCCCTTCTTAAACATGGACTGCATGTGCCTGGAATAATTGGGCAGGTAGTTGGAGTACATAATCTTTAGGATAACTTCCATTCTCCTGTAAAATGACAACTATTTCTTACCTTTCTTCTTCACCTTCCAAGAGCTTTCTGTATGCACTGATCTCCATGTCAAGCGCCAATTTTACATCAAGGAGTTGTTCATAATCACTCAACTGCTGTTGCATTTGGTCTCTTATctctgccatctctctctctttatcagACAGTGCCCTGCGAAAGTTATCTCTTTCTTTAGCCAGGATATCCTCCAGTTCTTGCATCCTTTCTAGCCATTCTCTAgactaaaaaagaaaataaaaaaatgcacagACACCAACTTCAGGAATTTTAATTTCTAAAAGCCAATATTCAAAGACATAGAATGAATATGAAGAGCTATGCAAGTGTTACATTCCTGTTTTTAATACGAATTGCCTGTTGTGCAAGGTATTGTGTCTATTGCTTCATATTTAAAAGTGACAAAGCTGGTGTCTATGGTTGTGAATCTGTTTTGGGGGAAAAGcacaaaaagaacacacacatgTACAGACACTTCCTATGTTGGGCAAGAATAAATCTAGCAAGTCACTGAACAATTGCAGAACTGGCTCATTACTGGAACACAGACAAGCTGCAGTACTTCTTATATTTTCTCATTTGCTAGCATATTACGCAAAGGGCAAGGGCATAGCTTAAGAAAGAGAATGGCATTAAGATGCAGCTGATGATAATCAGTGATGCTGTGCACACTGAACAGAAAATGGAAAGTGAACCAAAATAATCTCAATTTTGCAACCCATATAGTTCTGTAAATTAAGCAAGCTTGCATAAATGTCTGGGTTTTACTAGTTATAAGAGGGAGCTATGAaggaccatttttattttactagtTATAAGAAGGGGCTATGGAGGACCCTGAAGACCTACCCAAGACACTGCAAATAATGTTTGGGCCCCTCCAATCTTCTGAGGCATCACTACATATCACTACTGTTTATCAATTTCACTCTCCTATCCTGACATGGTAAGAGAAATCAACCAGGCTCTGCTGAGTGAGATTGAGCCAAAGGCTTCTTCCTGGGACCAGAGCTATGGGGTGCTGGCGCGGGGATGAAAGTGTGTCATTTATTTTAACTCTGTATTTACAGGACAGAAGATGAGATCCCAAACCATCCTTGACCTCCCCTCACTGACTTCAAACCTTGAGAGGGGCTGCAGCACCAACTGacaggcaaaaacaaacaaacaaatccacccCTCCCCAGTGCCAAGTTGGAGAGGAACAATATAGGAGTTTCTGTTTGCCCCTGAAGTGCTATGTTTCAAAGATGCAGCATAAGGTCAGGGAGAAGTCCCCACTCCTTTGGGCATGTCCTAGTGACAAGTTTTTGGTTGGCCAATAAAGTCACCCCAAATTTGGGTATTCCCTACAAACGTTCCAGCATATCTTCATAAACATAAGGGCCAAAAACActgtttattatttaaaaattagaAATGAAAGCTGAGAATCTCAGGAAACTGAATTCTATGCTCCAGCAGAATTATAGCACAAACACACAACTACAGCTGCGTGATCCAATTAATTCCTCTTGTCTAAAAAAACACCACTTGTTCATTTTCGGTAATCAGTACAATGGGGTTGGACTGAACAATAGTAAGAGTTTCATAAATCAAGAGGGGAACAAAAGGTGGAATTGACCCAAAAATGGACAACAAATTGGCCCAGTCTATTTCAAacgcaggattttttaaaaaagaataaaaagattaAAGTACAACACACACAACAGTAGCCCGGAAAACAACTGAACTACTTGTAATGTAATGTATAAAATATCTGAGAAGTACTTACCTGCTACTAAGGTGATAAAGACAGGACTGTGGAATCCCTTACCTCTTTCTGCAAATTAGCCAGTTGGGAAGAGAGGCTGTCAATGCGCATGCGACTTTCCATGAGTTCTTCTCTGACAGTGTTGGCTGCAGAGCTAGACATTTCAGAAGAGAGTCTGGCGTTCTCAAGCTGCAGGAAAACAAGCAGAACACACTCCACATTTGGTCTGCCAACAAATAGAGAAGCAAGTGCTTGTACTTTAAAATATCTGCAACGACGTTAAGTAAGGCACACATTGCGTGTAATACAGGAAACCTGTCATGCAGGCTTTTCTGAAAATCTGACAGCTAAGAACATATGTAATATTTCTCCGGGACAACCCCTCTAACCACAAAAAATATTCAGATTCTTTTATCCTTATTTTCCCCTTAGGCCACGTGCCATTTCCTCAACTCTTTTATCAACTAAATATGGAAGCATTTAATAAGCTAAGGAACTAAGATAGCAAATAATGTTCAAAGAAATGCAAGGATTTACTAGAAAAACCATCAAAGCGACCTTCTGAACTTATAGAATGGCTCCTCAATAACTTTCAACAATGATCCAAAACTGTTCAGAGTCATACAGCTACAAGTGAACTCAACTTAGTTGAAGGTAATGGTGTTGTTGCttaatgcttttaaaagaaaacaatccaCATCAGCTATGCTACAGTTGCAAGTTTTCCAATGCAATGAAGTGCAGCTTCACAAGACAGCACAAAGATCAACAGAGAGTATCTTAAGAATGCCTTCGGGGACTAGCTAAGTTTTAAGGCTACATATGAAGGAAAGAAACACAGTAAGCAGGAAATTCATTTTACTGCCAAATGACTCCGTCTTGGAAaagcaactacagtcatacctcatgttacgtttgcttcaggttgagcttttcaggttgcatcctgcggcgacccagaagtaccagaaagggttacttccggttttcgcccctcgtgcatgcgcagacgctcaaaatgcaGTCACGTGCAGAAGCAGCGAGTCGTGACCcgcacagacgcaggttgcgttctgcttatGTTGCAagcgggcctccggaatggatcccgttcgcaaccagaggtaccactgtattcaccatGTTAAGACCTTCAGGGTCTCCATAGAAGTAAATCTACAAATGTGTGCAGGAGTCTTTAGGTGCATAGCAAAGGCCCTTTCAGCTCAACTGCAACTAAGTAGGATGCACAAGACAAGGAAATGTGATAGCCTGGAATGTTGGCCAGATATGGAAGACTAGCAGTAACTTTGGCTGCACTGATTGGATAGCCTTAAATTGT
This genomic stretch from Podarcis muralis chromosome 11, rPodMur119.hap1.1, whole genome shotgun sequence harbors:
- the LMNB1 gene encoding lamin-B1; translated protein: MAAAVAAMASTPSGQRSRGSAASTPLSPTRISRLQEKEDLRELNDRLAVYIDKVRSLEIENSALHLQVTEREEVRGRELTGLKSLYEAELADARRALDDTARERAKLQIELGKIRNEHDQLLGNYAKKESDLNGAMLKLREFEAALNAKEAALATALGDKKSLEVELEDLKDQIAQLEAALAAAKKQLVDETLLKVDLENRCQSLIEDLEFRKNIYEEEINETRRKHETRLVEVDSGRRIDYEHKLAQALQEMREQHDVQVKMYKDELEETYHAKLENARLSSEMSSSAANTVREELMESRMRIDSLSSQLANLQKESREWLERMQELEDILAKERDNFRRALSDKEREMAEIRDQMQQQLSDYEQLLDVKLALDMEISAYRKLLEGEEERLKLTPSPSSRVTVSRASSSRSVRTTRGKRKRVDVEESEASSSVSISHSASATGNICIEEIDVDGKFIRLKNTSEQDQPMGGWEMIRKIGDSSVTYKYTSRYVLKAGQTVTIWAANAGVTASPPSDLIWKNQNSWGTGKDVKVVLKNSQGEEVAQRSTVFKTTLLEVEEVEEVDEEPAEAVEEEDLFHQQGDPRTANKSCAIM